The proteins below come from a single Psychrobacter sp. FDAARGOS_221 genomic window:
- a CDS encoding IS3 family transposase has translation MCSASPRQPERVSLVNELAEQANLSKQRLCELFSVIKSSYYYNAKDKPIDIELIRLKALVRQVFEQSNGSAGARTISAIVTNQHGIKLTRYRAGKLIDKMGLVSRQIKSHKYKSDDTSHKVYDNVLERQFAPSAPNQVWTGDVTYIRIKGGWCYLAIVMDLYARRIAGFKLSDSPNTALTTSALKMAYHTRLEPTDVLFHSDQGTHYTSEAYAQCVTECTGMTHSMSRKGNPLQA, from the coding sequence ATCTGCTCTGCTAGCCCAAGACAACCTGAACGTGTATCGCTAGTGAATGAGTTAGCAGAGCAAGCAAACCTGAGTAAACAAAGGCTATGTGAACTGTTTAGTGTGATCAAGAGCAGTTATTATTACAATGCCAAAGACAAACCAATAGACATTGAACTGATAAGGCTTAAAGCCTTAGTCAGACAAGTGTTTGAGCAATCAAATGGCTCAGCTGGCGCAAGAACAATATCTGCCATTGTCACCAATCAACATGGCATCAAACTCACCCGCTACAGAGCAGGTAAGCTTATAGATAAGATGGGACTGGTGAGTCGGCAAATAAAATCACACAAGTACAAGTCAGATGATACCTCTCATAAAGTGTATGACAACGTACTTGAGCGTCAGTTTGCCCCTAGTGCACCCAACCAAGTATGGACAGGTGATGTGACTTATATCCGCATTAAAGGGGGTTGGTGCTACCTTGCCATCGTTATGGACTTGTATGCTAGACGTATCGCTGGCTTTAAGCTATCAGACAGTCCAAATACTGCACTTACGACATCGGCTTTAAAGATGGCATACCATACAAGGCTTGAGCCTACCGATGTTCTGTTTCATTCAGATCAGGGTACTCATTATACCAGTGAGGCGTATGCTCAGTGTGTGACTGAGTGTACTGGTATGACGCACAGCATGAGCCGTAAGGGTAACCCACTACAGGCATAG
- a CDS encoding IS256 family transposase has translation MTKETELKKLAEQMAKHVGSFEDIKAFQKELMQSFIDTALEAEMEGHLGYPKHEKADTPNKRNGHTKKTVRSDTGEIEVSTPRDREGSFEPALIRKHQTRIEGLDDKIIMFYAKGQTTTEIVESIKDIYDVDISTSLVSRVTDNIVDDITAWQNRPLSSLYPIVYLDCIVVKVRQDKQIINKAIYLALGVNLEGKKELLGMWLSESEGAKFWLGVLTELQNRGVQDILIACVAGLKGFSEAINTVYPNTQVQLCLVHMVRYSMKFVPWKDRKKVAAGLKAVYGADTLELAEANLEQFNEVWGDKYPHVVTSWRNNWEGLTVFFNYPKDIRKAIHTTNAIESLNSVIRTAVNKRKIFPSDKAALKVVYLATQQASKKWAMPIRNWTSALNRFMIMFDERVSKHLI, from the coding sequence ATGACAAAAGAGACAGAACTAAAAAAACTAGCCGAACAAATGGCCAAACACGTTGGCAGCTTTGAAGACATCAAAGCATTTCAAAAAGAGCTCATGCAGTCATTTATTGATACTGCATTAGAGGCCGAGATGGAAGGCCATCTAGGCTATCCTAAGCATGAAAAGGCGGATACTCCAAACAAGCGCAACGGTCACACCAAAAAGACAGTACGCAGTGACACAGGTGAGATTGAAGTATCCACACCCAGAGACCGTGAAGGAAGCTTTGAGCCTGCACTCATACGTAAGCACCAAACCCGCATAGAGGGATTAGATGATAAAATCATCATGTTTTACGCCAAAGGCCAGACAACCACTGAGATTGTTGAGAGTATCAAAGATATCTATGACGTTGATATCTCAACCAGTCTCGTTTCAAGGGTTACTGACAACATCGTAGATGACATCACAGCATGGCAGAACCGCCCACTAAGTAGTTTATATCCTATCGTATACTTAGACTGCATTGTCGTTAAAGTACGTCAAGACAAGCAAATCATTAATAAAGCCATCTATCTGGCTTTAGGCGTCAATCTTGAGGGCAAAAAAGAGCTACTGGGTATGTGGCTATCAGAGAGTGAAGGCGCTAAGTTCTGGCTAGGCGTTCTCACAGAACTACAAAACCGTGGGGTTCAAGATATTCTTATTGCCTGTGTAGCTGGTTTAAAAGGCTTTAGCGAGGCAATTAACACGGTATATCCAAACACGCAGGTTCAGCTATGTCTTGTGCATATGGTACGTTACTCTATGAAGTTTGTACCATGGAAAGATAGGAAAAAAGTAGCGGCTGGTTTAAAGGCGGTTTATGGTGCTGATACGCTGGAGCTGGCAGAGGCTAACCTTGAGCAGTTTAATGAGGTCTGGGGCGATAAATACCCACATGTGGTTACCTCTTGGCGCAATAATTGGGAGGGCTTAACCGTGTTCTTTAATTACCCGAAAGACATCAGAAAAGCCATTCATACGACCAATGCTATCGAGTCATTAAATAGCGTGATTCGTACCGCTGTGAATAAGCGTAAGATATTCCCATCAGACAAGGCGGCGTTAAAGGTTGTTTATCTAGCGACCCAGCAGGCGTCTAAAAAGTGGGCGATGCCCATCCGTAACTGGACGTCTGCTCTTAATCGCTTTATGATTATGTTCGATGAGCGTGTTAGTAAGCATTTAATCTAA
- a CDS encoding EexN family lipoprotein, with protein MSIKKRMLPALILPMLLTLSACSEKTRTVSYYEKNAEAARDVLDKCKAEQDKGYEVEGVLAENCKNALKAQRKLIRDNIIY; from the coding sequence ATGTCAATAAAAAAACGAATGTTACCTGCTTTAATCTTACCTATGTTACTTACTTTATCGGCTTGTTCTGAGAAAACCAGAACGGTGTCCTATTATGAAAAAAATGCGGAGGCTGCTAGAGATGTATTAGATAAATGCAAGGCTGAACAAGATAAGGGATATGAGGTTGAAGGTGTGCTTGCGGAAAATTGCAAAAACGCTCTTAAAGCACAAAGAAAGTTGATAAGGGATAACATCATATACTAA
- a CDS encoding helix-turn-helix domain-containing protein gives MSNLRKSIHSSEHEFLRRLLKERREQLGLSQRALGKRMDVIYSFIGKVETGDRRLDVIEFVEYCKALNLDASDVIKQIQTEDFKSDK, from the coding sequence ATGAGTAACTTACGTAAATCTATCCATTCGTCTGAACATGAATTTCTGCGTCGTTTATTAAAAGAGCGTAGAGAACAATTGGGTCTGTCACAGCGTGCCTTAGGAAAACGCATGGACGTGATTTATTCCTTCATTGGCAAGGTGGAAACAGGCGACAGACGCTTAGATGTCATTGAATTTGTTGAATACTGTAAAGCTCTTAATTTAGATGCCAGCGATGTGATAAAACAAATTCAAACTGAAGACTTTAAAAGTGATAAGTAA